In Lacrimispora indolis DSM 755, a genomic segment contains:
- a CDS encoding L-lactate dehydrogenase, protein MRTDKRKIVLVGTGMVGMSYAYCLLNQGVCDELVLIDIDRKRAEGEAMDLNHGLAFSASHMKIYAGEYRDCSDADIVAICAGVAQKQGETRLDLLKRNASVFQSIVQPVAESGFNGIFLVATNPVDIMTRITYSLSGFNPKRVLGSGTALDTARLRYLLGESLRVDPRNVHAYVMGEHGDSEFVPWSQAMIATKPILSLCEEEEELVCREELKRIEDEVRGAAYRIIEAKQATYYGIGMALTRITRAILGDENSVFTVSAMLRGEYGQSEVYAGVPCIINKNGIQRVLSLSLTEEERKQFHKSCDTLRESFEGIL, encoded by the coding sequence ATGAGAACAGATAAAAGAAAGATTGTATTAGTAGGAACAGGCATGGTTGGGATGAGCTATGCCTACTGCCTTTTGAACCAGGGAGTTTGTGATGAACTGGTTCTCATCGATATTGACAGAAAACGGGCGGAAGGCGAGGCAATGGATCTAAACCATGGGCTCGCTTTTTCTGCCTCTCATATGAAGATCTATGCCGGAGAATACCGGGATTGTTCCGATGCAGACATTGTTGCGATCTGCGCAGGAGTTGCGCAGAAGCAGGGAGAGACAAGGCTTGACTTGTTAAAGCGCAATGCTTCTGTGTTTCAGTCCATTGTGCAGCCTGTGGCGGAATCCGGCTTTAACGGGATTTTCCTGGTAGCCACCAATCCGGTGGATATTATGACGAGAATCACTTATTCTCTGTCAGGCTTTAATCCCAAACGGGTGCTTGGAAGCGGCACTGCTCTGGATACTGCTCGCCTCCGGTATTTACTTGGCGAATCCTTGCGGGTGGATCCGAGAAATGTCCATGCCTATGTCATGGGTGAGCACGGGGACAGTGAGTTTGTACCCTGGAGCCAGGCCATGATCGCCACAAAGCCCATTTTGTCCCTTTGTGAAGAAGAGGAGGAATTGGTATGCAGGGAAGAGCTGAAACGGATCGAAGACGAAGTCCGGGGAGCCGCTTACCGGATCATTGAGGCCAAGCAGGCCACCTATTATGGGATTGGCATGGCCCTCACCAGGATCACCAGAGCTATTCTTGGAGATGAAAACAGCGTTTTTACGGTATCAGCCATGCTGCGGGGAGAATACGGGCAGTCGGAGGTTTATGCAGGAGTTCCCTGCATCATCAATAAAAACGGAATACAAAGAGTTCTTTCTCTGTCTCTGACGGAAGAAGAGAGAAAGCAGTTTCACAAATCCTGTGACACGCTTCGGGAAAGTTTTGAAGGAATTTTATAA
- the mgtE gene encoding magnesium transporter has protein sequence MQENYNMEELLELADSRQFRKLKEVLKEFNEVDVAAFIEALDWEKTVVVFRMLPKEMASDVIACLEVEKQKHIINSITDHELGTIVEDLFVDDVVDMLEELPASVVKRVLQNATPDTRKLINQFLNYPENSAGSIMTAEYVGLKKTMTVDQAFDYIRKHGVDKETIYTCYVMDATRKLEGVVTVKDLLMSPYEVAIGDIMDTHVIKAVTTEDQEEVADSFRKYGLLSLPVVDHEDRLVGIVTVDDVVDVMEQEATEDFEKMAAMIPSEKPYLKTSVFQLAKNRIMWLLVLMISSMVTGGILARYEAAFAVIPLLVTFIPMLTDTGGNAGSQSSTMIIRGMAVGEIGTKDIFRVVFKELKVAILVGLILGLVNYVRLILLYPGQEMLCLTVMLSLLVTVILAKTIGGVLPIAAKVVHMDPAIMAAPLITTIVDAVSLIIYFQLACRLLEL, from the coding sequence ATGCAGGAAAATTACAATATGGAAGAGCTGTTGGAGCTGGCTGACAGCCGTCAGTTCCGAAAGCTGAAGGAAGTGCTGAAGGAATTTAATGAAGTGGATGTTGCCGCTTTTATTGAGGCGCTGGACTGGGAAAAAACAGTGGTGGTATTCCGGATGCTTCCAAAGGAAATGGCCAGTGATGTGATTGCATGCCTGGAAGTGGAGAAGCAGAAACACATTATAAACAGCATAACTGATCACGAACTGGGAACAATCGTAGAAGATTTATTTGTGGATGATGTGGTGGACATGCTGGAGGAGCTGCCTGCCAGCGTGGTAAAAAGAGTTTTGCAGAATGCCACTCCTGATACCAGAAAGCTGATCAACCAGTTTTTGAATTATCCGGAAAACAGCGCCGGAAGCATCATGACGGCTGAGTATGTGGGTCTAAAGAAGACCATGACCGTTGACCAGGCCTTTGATTATATCAGGAAGCATGGAGTGGATAAGGAAACCATTTACACCTGTTACGTGATGGATGCCACAAGAAAGCTGGAGGGGGTGGTCACGGTCAAGGACTTACTGATGAGCCCCTACGAGGTAGCCATCGGCGATATCATGGATACCCATGTGATAAAGGCAGTCACAACAGAGGACCAGGAGGAGGTGGCGGACAGCTTCCGGAAATACGGCCTTTTAAGTCTTCCGGTGGTGGATCACGAGGACCGGCTGGTGGGAATCGTTACCGTTGACGACGTTGTGGATGTCATGGAGCAGGAGGCTACTGAAGATTTTGAGAAAATGGCTGCCATGATCCCAAGCGAAAAGCCCTATTTAAAAACCAGCGTGTTCCAGCTGGCGAAAAACAGGATCATGTGGCTTCTCGTTCTGATGATCAGCAGCATGGTGACCGGAGGGATTCTGGCCAGATATGAGGCGGCCTTTGCGGTGATCCCTCTGCTTGTGACCTTTATTCCCATGCTTACGGATACGGGCGGCAATGCGGGAAGCCAGAGCAGCACCATGATCATCAGGGGAATGGCCGTGGGAGAGATCGGAACAAAGGATATTTTCCGCGTGGTCTTTAAGGAGCTAAAGGTGGCTATCCTGGTCGGACTGATTCTGGGGCTGGTGAATTATGTCCGCCTGATCCTCCTTTATCCGGGGCAGGAAATGCTTTGTCTGACAGTCATGCTGAGCCTTCTGGTCACAGTGATCCTGGCAAAGACCATCGGAGGAGTTCTTCCAATTGCAGCCAAGGTAGTTCATATGGACCCGGCGATCATGGCTGCTCCTCTCATCACCACCATTGTGGATGCGGTCAGCCTGATCATATATTTCCAGCTGGCATGCAGGCTTCTGGAATTATAA
- a CDS encoding type IV pilus twitching motility protein PilT, with protein MKVIDLLSAAVAQNASDIFLVPGMPFSYKIGSRIVYQNEEKLFPVQMEQLITELYELAGNRTMEKVREHGDDDFSFALPGVSRFRSSVFRQRGSLAAVIRVVTFELPDYRALHIPETVMEIARMTKGFVLVTGPAGSGKTTTLACIIDKINNTRNAHVITLEDPLEYLHRHKQSVVTQREVTTDTDSYVTGLRAALRQAPDVILVGEMRDYETIRIAMTAAETGHLVISTLHTVGAANTIDRIIDNFPPNQQQQIRMQLSMVVQAVVSQQLIPALDGSVYPAFEIMFFNNAIRNMIRESKTHQIDSVIATGQGEGMISMDASLLNLYKDGKITRENAIIYSSNSELMIKKMDRGL; from the coding sequence ATGAAGGTAATTGACTTGTTAAGTGCTGCTGTGGCCCAGAATGCATCAGATATTTTTCTGGTGCCTGGCATGCCGTTTTCATATAAAATAGGAAGCAGGATCGTATATCAGAATGAAGAAAAGCTGTTTCCCGTTCAAATGGAACAGCTGATCACGGAATTGTATGAGCTGGCTGGAAACCGGACAATGGAAAAGGTGCGGGAGCATGGAGATGATGATTTTTCCTTTGCCCTTCCCGGTGTCTCCAGGTTTCGTTCCAGCGTATTCCGTCAGAGAGGTTCTCTTGCGGCGGTGATCCGGGTGGTAACCTTTGAACTGCCTGATTACAGGGCGCTTCATATTCCTGAGACCGTTATGGAAATTGCCAGGATGACAAAAGGCTTTGTCCTGGTTACAGGGCCTGCCGGAAGCGGCAAGACCACCACTCTGGCCTGTATCATCGACAAAATCAACAATACACGCAACGCTCATGTGATCACCCTTGAAGATCCTCTTGAGTACCTTCACCGCCATAAACAGAGCGTGGTGACCCAAAGAGAGGTTACCACGGATACGGACAGCTATGTGACCGGTCTACGGGCGGCTCTTCGCCAGGCGCCTGATGTGATCCTTGTGGGAGAGATGAGGGATTATGAAACCATACGGATCGCCATGACGGCTGCCGAAACCGGCCATCTGGTGATCTCCACCCTTCATACGGTGGGAGCGGCCAATACCATTGACCGCATCATCGACAATTTTCCTCCCAATCAGCAGCAGCAGATCCGGATGCAGCTTTCCATGGTGGTTCAGGCAGTGGTTTCCCAGCAGCTCATTCCGGCTTTGGATGGCAGCGTTTATCCTGCATTTGAAATCATGTTTTTCAACAATGCCATCAGGAATATGATCCGCGAGTCCAAGACTCACCAGATCGATTCCGTGATCGCCACCGGCCAGGGAGAAGGTATGATCTCCATGGACGCCAGCCTTTTAAATTTATATAAAGATGGAAAGATCACCAGGGAAAACGCCATCATTTACAGCAGCAACAGTGAATTAATGATAAAAAAGATGGACCGGGGGCTGTAA
- a CDS encoding transglycosylase domain-containing protein has product MGKHKKKHKSPWSIFFRPIKVILFVFLGIMVLGCLAGGVVFLKYQSEIMACKEKADAIMDKTVKTDFSQPTDTRIYDSAGTLIGTINSGHYEYVPISEISKNLQNAYIAQEDRRFYKHHGIDYIGLLRAGVVYVKNKGAITQGGSTITQQVIKNTYLTQEQTFQRKLTEFFSAPRMEEKYSKSDILEFYCNTNFFANRCYGVSEASRYYFDKEAKDLTVWEAATLAGISNNPSRYDPVAHPETSKWKRDQVIDNMALNKYISEEERDYAKAQPLTVAKIYEPGTKENYLTSYAIHCAALELMKNDGFVFQYVFNNQASYDSYKEEYQELYQAKSDMIRNGGFEIRTSLETSVQNSLQAIIDERLKGFKDLQENGKFALQGAAVCIDNQTGYVVAIVGGRGTDDEYNRGFLSKRQPGSTIKPLIDYAPAFETGFYYPSRLVNDHLFDKGPKNSGGSYYGNVSVREALNRSLNTVAWQVLGDIGVNTGIGYLGKMHFVGLSYLDNGNSSMSIGGFTEGARVVDMAKGYSVLANKGMYSNRTCIVSLQSQYDGEIYNGNQADERIFTEDTAYMITDVLKGTLDKPYGTGYGLGLGIPAAGKTGTTNSNKDTWFCGYTKHYTTAVWVGYDTPKAMPGVYGKTYSGRIWHDFMAEINNGLPVLDWDMPATVSLWNVDSRGEKTDAATGNKDLFSSVAESAARSNGSKWKEEEERKKLESQAQKNLEASQQALQAVEQAAASLQSLIGELTGLSHRDSSTEEKISTAYGLLDQLVNTEYYEGLKSQLDAAVSHAESLPKQEDSGGNPQEIGPGVTKPRETTAPVFPGDFDPDGENSSGIGPAGPDSGGVVVGPGME; this is encoded by the coding sequence ATGGGAAAGCATAAAAAGAAGCACAAGAGTCCATGGTCCATATTCTTTCGGCCGATTAAAGTTATTCTTTTCGTGTTTCTGGGGATCATGGTTTTGGGCTGTCTGGCAGGCGGCGTGGTATTTTTAAAATATCAGAGTGAGATCATGGCTTGTAAAGAGAAGGCGGATGCCATCATGGACAAGACCGTCAAGACTGATTTTTCCCAGCCAACGGATACGAGAATTTATGATTCTGCCGGAACTCTGATCGGAACCATCAACTCCGGTCACTATGAATACGTTCCGATTTCAGAGATCAGCAAAAATCTGCAGAATGCCTACATTGCCCAGGAGGACAGAAGGTTTTATAAACACCATGGGATCGATTACATAGGCTTACTGCGTGCAGGCGTGGTATACGTAAAAAATAAGGGGGCAATCACCCAGGGTGGTAGTACCATCACCCAGCAGGTCATTAAGAACACCTATCTCACTCAGGAACAGACCTTCCAGAGAAAGCTGACGGAATTTTTTTCCGCTCCCCGTATGGAGGAGAAGTACTCAAAGTCAGACATCCTGGAATTTTACTGCAATACCAATTTCTTTGCAAACAGGTGCTACGGCGTATCCGAGGCCAGCCGCTATTATTTTGATAAGGAAGCAAAAGATCTGACTGTCTGGGAGGCGGCCACCCTGGCGGGCATCAGCAATAACCCGTCAAGGTATGATCCGGTTGCCCATCCGGAAACCTCAAAATGGAAGAGAGATCAGGTCATTGACAATATGGCTCTCAACAAATATATCTCCGAAGAGGAAAGGGATTATGCCAAGGCCCAGCCTTTGACAGTTGCTAAGATTTATGAGCCGGGAACAAAGGAGAATTACCTGACAAGCTATGCCATACACTGCGCCGCACTGGAACTGATGAAGAACGACGGCTTTGTTTTTCAGTATGTGTTTAACAATCAGGCCTCTTATGATTCCTATAAGGAAGAGTATCAGGAGCTTTATCAGGCTAAAAGCGATATGATCCGAAACGGTGGGTTTGAAATACGCACCAGTCTGGAAACATCGGTCCAGAACTCTCTGCAGGCGATCATTGATGAACGGCTGAAGGGCTTTAAGGATCTCCAGGAGAACGGTAAATTCGCCTTACAGGGGGCGGCGGTGTGCATTGATAACCAGACCGGATATGTGGTAGCCATTGTAGGAGGCAGGGGTACTGATGACGAGTACAACCGTGGATTTTTAAGCAAACGCCAGCCAGGGTCTACCATAAAGCCGCTGATTGACTATGCTCCTGCCTTTGAAACCGGATTTTATTATCCCTCCAGGCTGGTAAATGACCACTTATTTGACAAAGGTCCTAAAAACAGCGGAGGCAGCTATTATGGCAATGTTTCCGTGAGAGAGGCATTGAACCGCAGCTTAAATACGGTGGCCTGGCAGGTGCTGGGGGACATCGGCGTTAATACGGGTATCGGGTATCTGGGTAAAATGCATTTTGTTGGCTTAAGCTACCTGGATAACGGAAACAGCAGTATGAGTATCGGAGGTTTTACGGAAGGCGCCAGAGTGGTGGATATGGCAAAGGGATATTCTGTTCTGGCAAACAAGGGGATGTACAGCAATAGAACCTGTATTGTCAGCTTACAAAGCCAGTATGACGGTGAGATCTACAACGGAAATCAGGCAGATGAGAGAATATTTACGGAAGATACCGCTTATATGATCACCGATGTGTTAAAGGGGACCCTGGATAAGCCTTACGGCACAGGCTACGGCCTGGGGCTTGGCATTCCGGCTGCAGGAAAGACCGGGACTACCAACAGCAATAAGGATACCTGGTTTTGCGGGTACACCAAGCATTACACCACAGCTGTCTGGGTTGGATATGACACGCCTAAGGCAATGCCGGGAGTTTACGGAAAAACCTATTCAGGAAGGATCTGGCATGACTTTATGGCCGAAATAAACAACGGGCTTCCTGTTCTGGACTGGGATATGCCTGCAACAGTTTCCCTTTGGAATGTGGATTCCAGAGGGGAAAAAACAGACGCTGCAACAGGAAATAAGGACTTATTTTCCTCTGTGGCAGAGTCCGCAGCCAGATCCAATGGAAGTAAATGGAAGGAAGAGGAAGAGCGTAAAAAACTGGAGTCCCAGGCGCAGAAAAACTTAGAGGCTTCCCAGCAGGCATTGCAGGCTGTGGAGCAGGCGGCTGCCTCCCTCCAGTCCCTGATCGGGGAATTAACCGGCTTAAGCCACAGGGACAGCTCTACGGAAGAAAAAATAAGTACCGCTTACGGCTTATTAGACCAGCTGGTCAATACAGAATATTATGAAGGATTGAAGAGCCAGCTTGATGCGGCGGTGAGCCACGCAGAGTCCCTGCCAAAGCAGGAGGATTCCGGAGGAAACCCCCAGGAGATCGGTCCTGGAGTTACAAAGCCCAGAGAGACCACTGCCCCCGTTTTTCCGGGAGATTTTGATCCTGACGGAGAAAATTCCTCCGGAATTGGCCCCGCCGGCCCTGATTCCGGAGGGGTGGTAGTAGGCCCGGGGATGGAATAA